In Candidatus Dependentiae bacterium, the following proteins share a genomic window:
- a CDS encoding AAA family ATPase → MPLLQGPLLDKAKIVLQTSTDVNQYPFSLNIIKNLKEIVFPTQVTFFVGENGTGKSTILEAIANKAGFGSEGGSKNINFKTSEEKTYAGVQGLAENITLSWRYKPKYGYFFRAESFFNVANHIDYLARIDHKAYAPYGGKSLHEQSHGESFLSFFKNSLSDNSFFILDEPEAALSPQRQLSLMVIINELCKNSHAQFIIATHSPILLAYPNATIYSCDSEILKSISYFDTEHYQITKRFLDNPGHYMHHLFNSE, encoded by the coding sequence ATGCCTCTTTTGCAGGGACCATTGCTCGATAAAGCAAAAATAGTTTTACAGACATCAACTGATGTCAACCAGTACCCTTTTTCTCTCAACATTATTAAGAACCTCAAAGAAATTGTTTTTCCAACACAAGTCACCTTTTTTGTTGGCGAAAATGGCACGGGAAAATCAACGATCCTTGAAGCTATTGCAAATAAAGCAGGATTTGGTTCTGAGGGTGGCAGCAAAAATATCAATTTCAAAACATCTGAAGAAAAAACATATGCAGGCGTACAAGGCCTTGCAGAAAATATAACACTTTCGTGGAGATACAAACCGAAATATGGATATTTTTTTAGAGCAGAAAGCTTTTTTAATGTTGCTAATCATATCGATTATTTAGCACGAATAGATCACAAAGCTTACGCTCCCTATGGAGGAAAATCACTCCATGAACAATCGCATGGTGAAAGCTTTTTATCTTTTTTTAAAAACAGCCTATCTGACAATTCATTTTTTATATTGGACGAACCTGAGGCTGCACTATCACCACAGCGACAATTATCGTTGATGGTCATTATCAACGAATTGTGCAAAAACAGTCATGCGCAATTTATTATCGCAACTCATTCGCCGATATTATTAGCCTATCCAAATGCAACGATTTATTCATGCGATTCAGAAATTTTGAAATCTATTTCATACTTTGATACTGAACACTATCAGATTACCAAACGTTTTTTAGACAACCCTGGGCACTATATGCACCATTTGTTTAACTCAGAATAA
- a CDS encoding prolyl oligopeptidase family serine peptidase — MFSYIKKSLILAFLFLSFQLHAKTIYEISENIRHTVNRDDASKIVYYFIPHINTNKKHPIVIICEGSSLKGDLESVMRIHTAWGLHQSLNQMGLSVVTIEKRGIDGNTIDEEEFFEHYTRTNRFNDHCNVIEALKSNPPVGWDGSLIFIGGSEGGPLALSLTLKYPNETLATVNWAGATDNAWPEQIWNFFHADSWLMWLIGLYELPWSKEKFYKKFEEIKRNPSSKKWFAGLTYRYHADVFEEKKRNTAYATIRTPLLVVTGTEDTIIDTSDVFVDQAQRSGVSVTYYRVENMGHGVIDPKFGMIEKTLQWIYSVLKSQKY; from the coding sequence ATGTTCTCATATATAAAAAAGTCATTGATACTTGCTTTTTTATTCTTAAGTTTTCAGTTGCATGCAAAGACAATATATGAAATCTCTGAAAATATTCGTCATACAGTTAATCGTGATGATGCATCTAAAATCGTTTATTATTTTATTCCCCACATCAACACAAATAAAAAACATCCCATTGTCATCATCTGCGAAGGATCATCTCTAAAAGGAGATCTAGAGAGCGTTATGCGTATTCACACTGCCTGGGGCTTGCATCAATCACTTAATCAAATGGGGCTAAGTGTGGTCACCATAGAAAAAAGAGGGATTGATGGCAACACTATTGATGAAGAAGAATTCTTTGAACATTATACGCGCACAAATCGCTTTAACGATCATTGCAATGTTATTGAAGCATTGAAAAGCAATCCTCCTGTTGGTTGGGATGGCTCACTCATTTTTATTGGTGGCTCCGAAGGCGGCCCATTAGCTCTTTCATTAACATTAAAATACCCCAATGAAACCTTAGCTACAGTAAATTGGGCAGGAGCTACTGATAACGCATGGCCCGAGCAAATTTGGAATTTTTTTCACGCTGATTCATGGTTGATGTGGTTAATTGGACTTTATGAGCTCCCTTGGTCAAAAGAAAAATTTTATAAAAAATTTGAAGAAATTAAACGCAATCCATCTTCTAAAAAATGGTTCGCTGGTCTAACATATCGTTACCATGCTGATGTTTTTGAAGAAAAAAAACGTAATACAGCCTACGCAACAATAAGAACTCCTTTGCTTGTTGTAACAGGAACTGAAGATACAATCATCGATACAAGTGACGTATTTGTAGATCAAGCACAAAGATCCGGTGTTTCGGTAACGTACTATCGTGTTGAAAATATGGGACATGGGGTTATTGACCCAAAATTTGGCATGATTGAAAAAACACTACAATGGATTTATTCTGTCTTAAAATCTCAAAAATATTAA